The nucleotide sequence AAATACCGTATAGTTTTGTGcagatttagcagagctgagtttgtcactgGTATAACTATGATACTGTTATAACCTGTGACTTACGCTTCTTAGGTGGGGCTGCAGGCAAGTCTACAATATTATCTATACCAATATAGTGACACATTTGGCTCTGCTATATCTGCCTGGACTTTCCAGGTTCTCTTTCATTTCCTGCTTGACTGTTGTACACATATCTCCAGGCTGAACATATCCGCCCGAGTTTCTAGGTTTCTGAGGTAATAAAGTACCTGCTGCCTGTTCAAACAAGGTGGCTGTCGCCTGGCTGTCAATAATGACTTGTCAGGGTATTTTAGAGGTAAATGGTCACAACTTACTAATACTgctggggatgctgggagttgtagttctgcaacagctggagggcgaccAATTAGGGAACCCTGTCTTAGAGAATTTAACAGATATATTCAGACCGCTATGCTGTCAGCAGATTCAGGGAGGTCAGTTCTCTGTCTTTACACATACAGATCTGGCTGCTGGAGCTGACCTATagattgtgggttttttttttttttataaaaaaaggaaaataaaaacccattcgttttttttaacgtatacaaaaacgtagctgattTTTGTATATGTTAATAGAGTGGATgcgggtttttttgtttgtttttttatattggaagtcaatggaaaagcggatcaaaactgatgcgcacaaatgcatcaatttttgcatctattttttttgcaaaaacggatgaaaaaaaagtaatgtgaacccagcctaaccttccTGCGTTTGGACCTAACTCTAGATCCGTTTTGCTGCTGCATTCCTGAATACGGATGTAGAGGTAGGTCCAGTGTCTGCAGTATACAGCAACATTCCTCCGCATCAACCAGGATCGGAAGGAACTCTGATCCCGGTCATGGCACCCCATAGaccaagggtagggaaccttggctctccagctgttgcaaaactacaactcccatcatacctggacagccaaagccttggttttccaggcatgatgagagttgtagttttgcaacagctggagagccaaggttccttaccccttcCATAGATGCTACCCCATTAACACATTGCGCTATAAAAATGGCCTCTAggcctgtcagttttttcccctCTAATAAACCATTATATCAGATAGTTGCACTATAAACTTCCCTAGTAGCACTAAAAAGTTTAAACAATAGTTAAAGTTTaataagttaaaggagaagttccacaggcggcagggggaacataacaaacaatcaCTTCTTACCTCTCCCTTTGCCCAAGAAGCGCCGGTTCAGTTCTGATGACCTCACTATTCAGAGGGAAATGCCTgtctcagctgatggattgctcagccaatcagtgattggagcgGTGTCCCAtcctagtcactgactgactgagcaggaaGTTCATTAACTGGGTCAAGGCGTCAGCTGtgcaggagatcccagagcctggaggGGGGCCCGGAGCAGCAATCCAGCGCAGCTATGGCAAAGGGAGAGACGAGTTGTCTTAGTCtgttatgttcccccccccctgcccttgTCAGTAGGAAAATTTTCCAGATGGCCGGGCCTCTGCTTTAATAATAAAATGTTCACAAAACTAGTAAAACTTTtctagtcataatgcaaaaatagAACCACTGTTTCCACATTTGCTCTAGTAACATAGAACATTGTCCATCTAGTCTAGTATCTATGATACTCTGATAGgatgattcctcctccccaagtgcattattttacattgggaaacattgagctgcagtttccattgttctgACTGCATCTCTAGTGACGCTAAATCCTTTTCCTTTTTCTATAATCATTTTGTCTTCTAACAGGATAAAGGTACAAAAAACACGGCACATTTTTGCAGATGGCCGCATCAAtagaaaagtacaaaaaaaaagttacagctcTGAATGCAACATgcgaaaataaaaaattcttagtAACCGATAGATGGATGAGCCTGCCGTGGatgcactaatatatatatatatatatatatatatatatatatatatatatatataaatatgatgATAACGGGGCTCTTCATTTGTAAAGTGTATAGCAGACATTGGCAGAGATAGGGTgtgatgcaaaaaaaacaaaacccattGTTAGATGTCTCCCGGCCACCTATGAGCCATAGCCCAGCATCAATAAATAAAGTTGTTTAGCCATTGTGCCCCCTAGGAGCTTGCACTCTATGAAGGCCGTCCTGGATATTGTTCCACATGTGACACTGATGGATGGGCCGCACTTCTCCGCCTCTGGCCTCTCTCTCTGATACGGTCATTTATCAGTATGAAAGGCAGAAATTAGGATTTAGAGAGCAGAAAGCGAAGTAGCCGTCCATCTATCACTCTGTAATGGAAGCAGTAACCCTGTTAGTATTGACTGCTTCCCGGCGGGGTCCACAGAGGAAACAGTAGGGGCTCATATAGGACATGTCAATCATGTATATGTACAGTGCCTTATCGAAGGGACATTCAACCTGTGGCTATCTAACCGttgtaacactacaactcccagcatgccctgacagccaggtacatgctgggatttgtagtcttgtaacagctggaTAGCCACAGGCTGACTGAGGATGCTTGTGAGCAGTAAGCCAGGTACCATTCATAGGGACAAATAACTTATATGAGTGTTTTCTCTTTCTTTCCATAGACCAATAATGGGATTGAGAAGAATCTGGAGAAGGAGGTTTTGCAGTACGAGTTCAGTACCTCGTTTTTCGACATATTTGTAAGTGAGGCGCCATCCTCCTGACCAGAGACTGTGTTCCCTAAGTAGGAGAATATGCTGACCGTAATACTCAGTCCTCATACACTATTGTTCCCTATAAGTCTATACGTGTAACCCATATGTTAGATACCCCTAATCTTCAGTTATATAGTTTTTCTAGATTACCATTCTAGACTCAGATCTAGAATAGATCTGGTGGCGGCACCACCATACATCatagagcaggaagcagacagcgccgTACATCGTGTAGTGGCCGTTCTGGGTTACTGCACCTCTTATTTACGTGAGAGGGAGCAGAGTTGCTCTATACAACATGAGACGCTGTCTGTTGTCTGCTCTGTTTCTATGTGTATGCTGGCTCCACTGCTCTGGCCACATGAAGGCACCATCCTACAGAATGATGGCCCCACAGGCAGTGAAGTTTTGTTCTTTGCTGTGCCCCAtggaactttaaagggaatctgtcagtaggtttatggtgccttaaatgagggcagtataaaccaGTGATATTAATGATGAACAGATCGATGtatttacttacatcattctgttcagccgttctcctaatatgcaggagaataggattcttgtcacaccccttccccccgccctccagatgctgactgactgcctatacacagcatggatagagaagtgccaatcagcagctggtgggcggagttttctgctcctcataaatatccaggactactgggctcatgcacataatggagaggactgcttattgtctatattcaggaggatatctctggattagctgcacagaacagtgtaagtgatacatcattctgctcagcttctctgtcactagtttatgctaccctcagaTAGGACAGCACTCACTCCACTAGGCAAAGTttctcttcttaaagggaacctgttatcactttcatgctgcctgaaccgtGAATCATCGAGCAGTCCCCAATGGTTTCTCCCCAGCCCACCAGGCCTGACTGATTGATCTCTCCCATTACCCATACCAGAAGAGATCTGTAAATTGAGGCTGTGGAGACAGGCTGAAGCCactaggcaccccccccccctcccccccatgactcctggttcaagcagcatgaaagtgatgacatgtTCTCTTTAAGAGGAGCTTGGCTAGCACACTGCGTTGTCCTGTATGTGTAACATCTATACACATTCTGCCCTGTATGTCTGATGATTTtacatttgttttcttttctcAGCTCCTGGCAGTATTCCGCTTCTGTGTCCTGCTCTTAGGCTATGCAGTCCTGCGACTTAAACACTGGTGGGCTATAGCTGTAAGTCCTTCTAGAAATTACTTttatcttaaagaggacctgtcacccccccgtgccggggcagagcccggcccaCCCCtcactagagacccttatacttaccccgcgCACCAAGTCCCGCTCCTAGAGCCGTTCCCGTTGCTGAGATATCACTGTCTGAAGCCTGGCACGTGCACTTTAGAGAtgggtccgacgctcatagagaatgacggcttcattcattctctatgagcatcggactcatctttgatgcgcgcgccgggcttcagacggcgatatctcggcaatgagagcggctccaggagcgggacttggtgcgcggggtaagtataagggtctctagcgggggggtcggccgggctcgggggtagacaggtcctctttaaaggggttgttcaccaaaaagttttttctttcaaatcagctggtgccagaaaatgccagaggtttgtaatttacttctattaaaatatctcaagtcttccagaacttttcagctgctgtatgtcttgcagaaagcagtgtattctctccagtctgacatggtgctctctgctgccacctctgtccgagacaggaactgtccacagcagtagcaaatccctaaattttccagactggaaataatacaccacttcctgcaggatatacagcagctgataagtcttccagtacttatcagctgccgtatgatCTGCaggagctttagctttggctgtccaggcatgatgggaattgttgttttgtaacagctggagggcctgagtgtgacTTCCCGTAGTCTTTATCTATTTCCAGCAATCCCATAGACAGTAAATTGAGGAGTACACGTGTGACCTGACATAGGATCACCATTCTCATGATCACTGAAGATCTCACTGGTTGGACCCTCAGCCATCTTACATTTATCCCCTGTCCTGCTATTGTCATGTGGCTTTCGTGGTCACATAATAAGTTAATACATGAGTTAAGAAATGAACAATTCttctgttttttccccccagatcACAACCCTGGTGACCAGCGCGTTTCTCATTGTCAAAGTCATAATGTCAGAGGTGAGTGGATGACTGATCTGAGGCTTTTACACACAGACATCGATCATACTGAATGTGGCCATCATGTACCATCTTTTGAATGCACAGACTAGTAGGATCCCATAGATTCTCCCAGCTAGTTATATTGATCCTGGGGTCTGATCGTTCACACCCCAACTAATCAAACCTTGTGAAATGTTTCTGTGATGTGACAAAAGCTTTAtaaaagacttaaaggagaagtctggcgaaaatttttattaaggtattgtattgccccccaaaagttatttaaatcaccaatatacacttattacaggaaatgcctataaagtgcttttttccctgcacttactactgcatcaaggcttcacttcctggataacatggtgatgtcacttcctggataacatggggatgtcacttcctggattacatggtgatgtcacgacatgactcccagagctgtgcgggctgtggctgctggagaggatgatggcagggggacactgagggacacagggcactggagggacactgagcatccctctgccatcatcctctccagcagccacagtccgcacagctctgggagtagggtcgtgacatcaccatgttatccaggaagtgacatcaccatgttatccaggaagtgacatcaccatgttatccaggaagtgacatcaccatgttatccaggaagtgacatcaccatgttatccaggaagtgacatcaccatgttatccaggaagtgacgccttaatgcagtagtaagtgcagggaaaaaaacactttataagcatttcccgtaataagtgtatattggtaatttgtataacttttggggggcaatacaatactttaataaaaattttcaccagacttctcctttaatgtggtTCTCCGGcaaacttttatttttcctttcttcaaatcaactgggttcagaaagttgtataattaattttttttttttaaattacttctatttaataatctcaagtcttccagctgctgtatgtcctgcaggaagtgatgcattctttccagtcgctccagacacaatgctctctgctgcctcctttgTCCACCTTTGCTTCTGCAACTTTGAGCAGGcacaaatcccccatagaaaacctctctgtgtcaggctggaaagaacacactccttcctgcaggacatacaacagctgataagtactagaagacttaagtaaattacaaatctgtaaactctaacaccagttgatttaaaaggaaaatgtTTTTGCCAGTGTAcccctgaaatttttttttttttaataacaaacatatttttttccctccaaTTTCGTAGCTCCTGTCTAAAGGGGCATTGGGCTATCTTCTGCCTATCATGTCTTTCGTACTGGCCTGGCTGGAAACATGGTTCCTGGACTTCAAAGTTTTGACACAAGAAGCAGATGAAGAGCGATGTAAGTGGCTGCCGCAGTGAAGGATGGTGACAGATCAGTTCTCCTAGGTCAGGGgtcgggaaccttggctctccagctgtttcaaaactacaactctcatcatgtttTTGGCTGtgtagacatgatgggagttgtagttttgctacagctggagagccgaggttccctacccctgacctaGGTTATATGGCCCTTGTCTGAATATTATGTGTATTGTTTTATTTCAGGGTATCTGGCTGCACAGGCCGCTGCTCTCCGTCCTCCTCTTCTGTACCCAGGACCTTCCTCTGAGGGGCAGTTTTACTCCCCACCAGAGTCCTTTGCAGGTCAGAGTTCACCCTTTTCATCAGTCCATGATATCGCCTTGTCTATGTGTTCCCCTTCTGCCACTGCcgtcttccctccccccccccccattacttaATCTTTATAACTGGACTCCTTCCCTAAGGCCTGACCACTGACCATTACATCTGTCTCCTCTGTCACCGCAGGGTCAGATAATGAATATGATGATGACGACGATGTGGGCCGAAGGGCTGTCACTCCCCAAGAGCGAGAGTATGTGAGGAAAGGGAAAGAGGCCATGGAGATCGTAGAGCAGATCCTGGCCCAGGAAGTCAACTGGAAGTTTGAGAAGAGCAACGTGAGTATCTCGCTCAATCTACTATGACTCTGGGTaggagtgtatgtatgtgtgtgtgtatgtgtgtgtgtgtatatatatatatatatataatatgtattaaTATTTGGAGAGAGTTTAGTATGATGCATCCTAAAACAGTCAAACAGGTTGTTATTTGACCTTAACgatacatatcaaaagttttgacttgCTAGAGACGCTTTTTGTAACCAGTCTGGAACCATGAATCCCCCAGACAGCCTGTTAAACCTATTCCTCTTTGTACTTTAGGATGTTGGAGATGTTGTATACACATTGGACATGCCTTTCCATGGAAAGACATTTATCTTAAAGGTAAGATTAGAGGTTTACTTCTGTCTGTATCGGCACTGTGAGGTGGTATAGGGATGTATTGGTGCTGTGATGTGGTATATGGATATGGATGTATTGGCACTGTGATGTGGTAGATGGATGTATCAGCACTGTGATGTGGTAGATGGATATGGCTGTATCAGCTATGTGATGTGATATATGGATGTATAAGCATTGTGATGTGGTATACGGATGTATCGGCACTGTGATGTGGTATACGGATGTATTGGTGCTGTGATGTGGTATACGGATGTATTGGTGCTGTGATGTGGTATATGGATGTATTGGCACTGTGATGTGGAATACGGATGTATTGGCACTGATGTGGTATATGGCTTTATCAACATTGTGATGTGGTATGTGGATATGGATGTATTGGCACTGTGATGTGGTATATGGATATGGATGTATTGGCACTGTGATGTGGTAGATGGATGTATCAGCACTGTGATGTGGTATGTGGATATGGATGTATTGGCACTGTGATGTGGTAGATGGATGTATCAGCACTGTGATGTGGTATGTGGATATGGATGTATTGGCACTGTGATGTGGTAAATGGATGTATCAGCACTGTGATGTGGTATGTGGATATGGATGTATTGGCACTGTGATGTGGTAGATAGATATGGATGTATCAGCACTGTCATGTGGTAGATGGATATGGATGTATCAGCACTGTCATGTGGTATATGGATGTGGATGTTTTGGCACTGTCATGTGGTATATGGATGTATTGGTGCTGTGATGTGGTTTATGGATGTATTGGCACTGTAATGTGGTATATGGATATGGATGTATTGGCACTGTAATGTGGTATATGGATGTATTGGCACTGTGATGTGGTATATGGATGTATTGGCACTGTGATGTGGTATATGGATGTATTGGCACTGTGATGTGGTATACGGATGTATTGGTGCTGTGATGTGGTATATGGATGTATTGGCACTGTGATGTGGTatatggatatggctgtatcAGCATTGTGATGTGGTATATGGATATGGATGTATTGGCACTGTGATGTGATGTGGTATATGGATATGACTATGCTCCGGCTTTGTTCTCAGGCTTTCATTCAGTGTCCTGCTGAGGTCGTGTACCAGGAGGTCATCCTACAACCTGAAAAGATGGTCATATGGAACCGCACAGTTGCTGCCAGTCAGGTCAGTATTTGCTCTTCATATACACATTAGATTAATTTCAGCCGAACCTGCCAATGAGT is from Dendropsophus ebraccatus isolate aDenEbr1 chromosome 14, aDenEbr1.pat, whole genome shotgun sequence and encodes:
- the STARD3 gene encoding stAR-related lipid transfer protein 3 yields the protein MSKLPEDFQSDLERSLPAIASINSSLSQSLSPHFYLPPEQRRAISDVRRTFCLFVTFDLLFISLLWIIELNTNNGIEKNLEKEVLQYEFSTSFFDIFLLAVFRFCVLLLGYAVLRLKHWWAIAITTLVTSAFLIVKVIMSELLSKGALGYLLPIMSFVLAWLETWFLDFKVLTQEADEERWYLAAQAAALRPPLLYPGPSSEGQFYSPPESFAGSDNEYDDDDDVGRRAVTPQEREYVRKGKEAMEIVEQILAQEVNWKFEKSNDVGDVVYTLDMPFHGKTFILKAFIQCPAEVVYQEVILQPEKMVIWNRTVAASQILQRVDDNTLVSYDVSAGAAGGVVSPRDFVNIRRIERRKDRYLSAGIAGTHHARPPLTKYVRGENGPGGFVVLKSSRNPSICTFVWILNTDLKGRLPRYLINQSLAATMFEFCSFLRKRVSEVYSGPS